From the Cryptosporangium aurantiacum genome, one window contains:
- a CDS encoding DUF2142 domain-containing protein translates to MSKDGSPSVVVAKPSAPVGWSPKLVRPLRSRAVFLLAFAAFFLVSAGWALALPTNGTNDEDEHIIRAYGAASGQLYSAPAAAARGGGAWYSVPRSLLPVNADCAQKWELPASCLQRPPDDPSRIEVGTAAGRYNPLYYVPVGLPMVLSPNMAGIVLGRLISAGMVAGMLAASVKIAVRRRSPLLLTALLVAASPNLLNLAGSINPSGLELAAGVLTWTALLTLVRARPGELDDRWTAQLLLAAGLGAATLVSIRTLGPLLLGLTVLACAAVARPGRNRELLGRRDTRAVGIGVSIAGLFGILWTLFSGVLRNPPAETPPPHLSLTEKLGYIMGDRMTQWVAQLVGRFSYGEVAAPNGMLVAWYGLALLIIVPTLLFATWRQAAVLIGIVVVSLALLVGFELLYYQQIGWAQQSRYVLPFGVGALLFAGCLRRWEGRLGELATKRFVTISAVAIGAMHVWALAVVMTRFQVTQRFKALGALHGAWLPAVGPQIPLLIVALGGALLVALVVLTRQPRPSSGTGLSTALEVLVPGRRVPRPANGRRPVVAATSSANAEEKGVVAEE, encoded by the coding sequence GTGTCAAAAGACGGGTCCCCATCCGTCGTCGTCGCGAAGCCGTCCGCGCCGGTCGGCTGGTCGCCGAAGCTGGTCCGCCCTCTCCGCTCGCGGGCCGTCTTCCTTCTCGCGTTCGCCGCCTTCTTCCTCGTGAGCGCCGGTTGGGCCCTCGCGCTGCCCACGAACGGCACGAACGACGAGGACGAGCACATCATCCGCGCCTACGGCGCCGCCAGCGGGCAGCTGTACTCCGCGCCCGCCGCAGCGGCCCGCGGCGGCGGCGCTTGGTACAGCGTCCCCCGTAGCCTGTTGCCGGTAAACGCCGATTGTGCGCAGAAGTGGGAGCTGCCCGCCTCCTGTCTGCAGCGGCCACCGGACGACCCGAGCCGGATCGAGGTCGGCACCGCGGCCGGGCGCTACAACCCGCTGTACTACGTGCCGGTCGGGCTCCCGATGGTGCTCAGCCCGAACATGGCCGGCATCGTCCTCGGACGGTTGATCTCCGCCGGGATGGTCGCCGGAATGCTCGCGGCGTCGGTCAAGATCGCGGTCCGGCGGCGTAGCCCGCTGCTGCTGACTGCGCTCCTGGTCGCCGCCAGCCCGAACCTGCTCAATTTGGCCGGGTCGATCAACCCCAGCGGCCTGGAGCTGGCCGCGGGCGTGCTGACCTGGACCGCGCTGCTGACGCTGGTCCGCGCCAGACCGGGCGAGCTCGACGACCGATGGACCGCGCAACTGCTGCTGGCCGCCGGGCTCGGCGCCGCGACGCTGGTGTCGATCCGGACGCTCGGTCCGCTGCTGCTCGGTCTGACGGTTCTGGCGTGTGCGGCGGTGGCCCGCCCCGGCCGGAACCGCGAACTACTCGGACGCCGCGACACGCGCGCGGTCGGGATCGGCGTCTCGATCGCGGGCCTGTTCGGCATCTTGTGGACGCTGTTCTCCGGCGTCCTGCGCAATCCACCGGCGGAGACGCCACCTCCGCACCTCTCGCTCACCGAGAAGCTCGGGTACATCATGGGTGACCGGATGACCCAATGGGTGGCGCAGCTCGTCGGCCGCTTCAGTTACGGCGAGGTGGCCGCACCGAACGGCATGCTCGTCGCCTGGTACGGGCTGGCGTTGCTGATCATCGTGCCGACGCTGCTGTTCGCCACCTGGCGGCAGGCCGCGGTGCTGATCGGCATCGTGGTCGTCAGCCTGGCGCTGCTGGTCGGGTTCGAGCTGCTCTACTACCAGCAGATCGGCTGGGCCCAGCAGAGCCGTTACGTGCTGCCGTTCGGCGTCGGCGCGCTGCTGTTCGCGGGGTGCCTGCGACGCTGGGAGGGCCGCCTCGGCGAGCTAGCCACAAAACGGTTCGTAACGATCAGCGCGGTGGCGATCGGCGCGATGCACGTCTGGGCGCTGGCCGTCGTCATGACGCGGTTCCAGGTGACGCAGCGCTTCAAGGCGCTCGGCGCGCTGCACGGCGCCTGGCTGCCCGCGGTCGGGCCGCAGATTCCGCTGCTGATCGTCGCGCTCGGCGGCGCGCTCCTCGTCGCCCTCGTCGTGCTCACCCGACAGCCTCGGCCGAGTTCGGGCACCGGCCTGAGCACGGCGCTCGAGGTGCTGGTGCCGGGACGGCGCGTCCCGCGGCCCGCCAACGGCCGCCGACCCGTGGTCGCCGCGACCAGCAGCGCCAATGCGGAGGAAAAGGGCGTCGTCGCCGAGGAATGA
- a CDS encoding DUF3499 domain-containing protein, whose product MRSHRRCSKNGCSQPAVATLTYVYAESTAVIGPLAVSHEPHTYDLCEGHAERLTAPKGWDLVRAEGDWAAPPPTSDDLAALADAVREAARPATAESVAKDGSPQVGRRGHLRALPNPR is encoded by the coding sequence GTGAGGTCTCACCGGCGCTGCTCAAAGAATGGCTGTTCCCAGCCTGCGGTGGCGACGTTGACCTACGTCTACGCGGAGTCGACCGCGGTGATCGGTCCGCTCGCGGTATCGCACGAACCGCACACCTACGACCTCTGCGAGGGTCACGCCGAGCGGCTCACCGCCCCCAAGGGCTGGGACCTCGTGCGCGCCGAAGGTGACTGGGCCGCACCACCGCCGACCAGCGACGACCTCGCGGCGCTGGCCGACGCGGTCCGCGAGGCGGCCCGCCCGGCGACCGCGGAGAGCGTCGCCAAGGACGGTTCGCCGCAGGTCGGCAGACGGGGACACCTGCGCGCGCTGCCCAATCCGCGCTGA
- a CDS encoding cation diffusion facilitator family transporter, producing MSTEGGVKAIVAALIANLGIAATKLVAWVLTQSSSMLAESIHSLADSGNQLLLLLGGRRAKKSATPEHPFGYGRERYIWAFIVSIVLFSVGGLFALYEGYHKLEHREPIESWHWVPVTVLLVAIGLETYSFSTALRETNKSRGSTSLINFIRRAKAPELPVVLLEDTAALLGLVFALFGVSMTLLTHDGLWDAIGTLAIGVLLVVVAVFLAIETKSLLLGEGASAEDLRRIERAIVDGGGTVERIIHMKTLYLGPDELLVAAKIAVHHDETAGKVADAIDAAEVRIREAVPVARVIYLEPDIYSTAKARAADSAGDGDAHGATH from the coding sequence GTGAGCACCGAAGGCGGCGTCAAGGCCATCGTCGCGGCATTGATCGCCAACCTGGGTATCGCAGCAACCAAGCTGGTCGCGTGGGTGCTGACCCAGTCCTCGTCGATGCTGGCCGAGTCGATCCACTCGCTGGCCGACTCGGGGAACCAGCTCCTCCTGCTGCTCGGCGGCAGACGGGCGAAGAAGTCCGCGACGCCGGAGCACCCGTTCGGATACGGGCGCGAGCGCTACATCTGGGCGTTCATCGTCTCGATCGTGCTGTTCAGCGTCGGTGGCCTGTTCGCGCTCTACGAGGGCTACCACAAGCTGGAGCACCGGGAGCCGATCGAGTCCTGGCACTGGGTTCCGGTGACCGTGCTGCTCGTGGCGATCGGGCTGGAGACGTACTCGTTCTCGACCGCGCTGCGGGAGACGAACAAGAGCCGCGGCTCGACGTCGCTGATCAACTTCATCCGCCGGGCGAAGGCGCCGGAGCTGCCGGTCGTGTTGCTCGAGGACACCGCGGCGCTGCTCGGTCTGGTGTTCGCGCTGTTCGGCGTCAGCATGACGTTGCTCACCCATGACGGGCTCTGGGACGCGATCGGCACGCTCGCGATCGGCGTGTTGCTCGTCGTGGTCGCGGTCTTCCTCGCGATCGAGACGAAGAGCCTGTTGCTCGGCGAAGGGGCCAGCGCCGAGGATCTGCGGCGGATCGAGCGGGCGATCGTCGACGGTGGCGGCACGGTCGAGCGCATCATTCACATGAAGACGCTGTACCTCGGCCCGGACGAACTGCTGGTCGCGGCCAAGATCGCCGTTCATCACGACGAGACGGCCGGTAAGGTCGCCGATGCGATCGACGCTGCGGAGGTGCGAATCCGGGAGGCGGTGCCGGTCGCTCGGGTGATCTACCTGGAGCCCGACATCTATTCCACAGCGAAGGCGCGGGCCGCGGACAGCGCGGGGGATGGCGACGCCCATGGAGCTACTCACTAA
- the ahcY gene encoding adenosylhomocysteinase: protein MTAVTDAPAGTTPFKVADLSLAAFGRKEIQLAEHEMPGLMSIREEYAAAQPLRGARVTGSLHMTIQTAVLIETLVALGAEVRWASCNIFSTQDHAAAAVVVGPNGTPEDPQGVPVFAWKGETLEEYWWCTEQILAWPGGKGPNMILDDGGDVTLLVHKGVEFEKVGSAPDPETADSEEFGVILRLLNRSLAEDPQRWTNIAAEIKGVTEETTTGVHRLYEFAKNGTLLFPAINVNDSVTKSKFDNKYGCRHSLIDGINRATDVLIGGKVAVVFGYGDVGKGCAESLRGQGARVIVTEIDPICALQAAMDGYQVTTLDEVVGYADIFITTTGNKDIIMAADMAKMKHQAIVGNIGHFDNEIDMAGLAKTPGVVRNNIKPQVDEWVFEDGHSIIVLSEGRLLNLGNATGHPSFVMSNSFANQTIAQIELFTKTSEYDKQVYVLPKHLDEKVARLHLAALGVKLTELSKEQADYIGVPVEGPYKPDHYRY, encoded by the coding sequence ATGACAGCCGTCACCGACGCCCCTGCGGGAACCACCCCGTTCAAGGTCGCCGACCTCTCCCTGGCCGCGTTCGGCCGCAAGGAGATCCAGCTCGCCGAGCACGAGATGCCCGGGCTCATGTCGATCCGGGAGGAGTACGCCGCGGCCCAGCCGCTGCGGGGCGCCCGGGTCACCGGTTCGCTGCACATGACGATCCAGACCGCGGTGCTGATCGAGACCCTGGTCGCGCTCGGCGCCGAGGTGCGCTGGGCGTCCTGCAACATCTTCTCCACCCAGGACCACGCGGCCGCTGCGGTCGTCGTCGGCCCGAACGGCACTCCCGAGGACCCGCAGGGCGTCCCGGTCTTCGCCTGGAAGGGCGAGACGCTGGAGGAGTACTGGTGGTGCACCGAGCAGATCCTGGCCTGGCCCGGCGGTAAGGGCCCGAACATGATCCTGGACGACGGCGGCGACGTGACGCTGCTCGTCCACAAGGGCGTCGAGTTCGAGAAGGTCGGCTCCGCGCCGGACCCGGAGACCGCCGACAGCGAGGAGTTCGGCGTCATCCTGCGCCTGCTCAACCGCTCGCTCGCCGAGGACCCGCAGCGCTGGACGAACATCGCGGCGGAGATCAAGGGCGTCACCGAGGAGACCACGACCGGCGTCCACCGCCTGTACGAGTTCGCCAAGAACGGCACGCTGCTCTTCCCGGCGATCAACGTCAACGACTCGGTCACCAAGAGCAAGTTCGACAACAAGTACGGCTGCCGGCACTCGCTGATCGACGGCATCAACCGTGCCACCGACGTGCTGATCGGCGGCAAGGTCGCGGTCGTGTTCGGCTACGGCGACGTGGGCAAGGGCTGCGCCGAGTCGCTGCGCGGCCAGGGCGCCCGGGTCATCGTCACCGAGATCGACCCGATCTGCGCGCTGCAGGCCGCGATGGACGGCTACCAGGTCACGACGCTGGACGAGGTCGTCGGTTACGCCGACATCTTCATCACGACGACCGGCAACAAGGACATCATCATGGCCGCCGACATGGCCAAGATGAAGCACCAGGCGATCGTCGGCAACATCGGCCACTTCGACAACGAGATCGACATGGCCGGCCTGGCGAAGACCCCGGGCGTCGTCCGGAACAACATCAAGCCGCAGGTCGACGAGTGGGTGTTCGAGGACGGGCACTCGATCATCGTGCTGTCCGAGGGCCGCCTGCTGAACCTGGGCAACGCCACCGGTCACCCGAGCTTCGTGATGTCGAACAGCTTCGCGAACCAGACGATCGCGCAGATCGAGCTGTTCACCAAGACGTCCGAGTACGACAAGCAGGTGTACGTCCTCCCGAAGCACCTCGACGAGAAGGTGGCCCGGTTGCACTTGGCCGCTCTCGGCGTCAAGCTCACCGAGCTGAGCAAGGAGCAGGCCGACTACATCGGTGTTCCGGTGGAAGGGCCGTACAAGCCCGACCACTACCGGTACTGA
- a CDS encoding DUF2142 domain-containing protein, producing the protein MAGPGVAVAAASEAAGPGSIRGRWVLLVAVVSFFLMGAGWAAALPVNGTYDESQHLVRAYAVASGQVYATPTDAIRGGGAWFDVPRSLLPDDIDCTFKDRAPASCQTPAPDDESTERVASAAGRYNPVYYAVVGLPLLVSPDLSGIVAARLVSALGAAVMLGLAVFVAVRRRRPLLVAGLIVVATPMAMNLNGAINPNGWEIAAGVLLWTTLLTLFRARPGELSERFTRLLVILAGVSGSLLLVLRALGPVLLILIVFACLLLGRRASIMGLVRRLDVWWVLGVGAVVGIYAIGWMLLSGLSDSEGAEGNAASTIPYSDALRQLALVRSSFWVNQLVGQFSYGETVLPSWTIIAWYLTVGALVGPALAVVKRRHALVLLAILATSFVALAALELAYLRNIGWSQHGRYIVPFGVGLVLGAVSLRRVERTFGATGVGRIVPGIAVITGLLHLWVLLLVQTRFQFGQGSGLNPLRGSWKPPLGSFVPLFAELLGVVLLVLLAFWVVRRLPVPPADDARLSAGGALEVVPGAAVGPEPVDGTGTRADGRAKNGRQPTAVTVGAGEVGPTPTENAAEAVAAPVPPAQASRPSGAADAERSDEAVAQ; encoded by the coding sequence GTGGCCGGTCCCGGAGTTGCGGTGGCCGCGGCATCGGAGGCGGCCGGTCCGGGCAGCATCCGTGGCCGATGGGTACTGCTCGTCGCGGTCGTCTCGTTCTTCCTGATGGGTGCGGGCTGGGCTGCCGCGCTGCCGGTGAACGGCACGTACGACGAATCCCAGCACCTCGTACGCGCGTATGCCGTGGCCAGTGGCCAGGTGTACGCCACCCCGACGGACGCGATCCGCGGCGGCGGCGCCTGGTTCGACGTCCCCCGCAGCCTGCTGCCGGACGACATCGACTGCACGTTCAAGGATCGCGCGCCGGCCAGCTGCCAGACGCCCGCACCCGACGACGAGTCCACCGAGCGGGTGGCCAGCGCTGCCGGGCGCTACAACCCGGTGTACTACGCCGTGGTCGGCCTCCCGCTGCTGGTGTCGCCCGACCTGTCCGGCATCGTCGCGGCCCGCCTGGTGTCCGCGCTCGGCGCGGCCGTGATGCTCGGACTGGCGGTGTTCGTCGCGGTGCGGCGGCGTCGTCCGCTGCTCGTCGCCGGTCTGATCGTCGTCGCGACGCCGATGGCGATGAACCTCAACGGCGCGATCAACCCGAACGGGTGGGAGATCGCGGCGGGCGTGCTGCTCTGGACCACGCTGCTCACGCTGTTCCGGGCCCGCCCCGGTGAACTCAGTGAGCGGTTCACCCGGTTGCTGGTCATCCTCGCCGGGGTCTCCGGGTCGCTGTTGCTCGTCCTGCGGGCGCTCGGGCCGGTCCTGCTGATCCTCATCGTGTTCGCGTGCCTGCTGCTCGGGCGCCGCGCCTCGATCATGGGGCTGGTGCGCCGCCTCGACGTGTGGTGGGTCCTCGGCGTCGGCGCGGTGGTCGGCATCTACGCGATCGGCTGGATGCTGCTCTCCGGTCTGTCCGACAGCGAGGGTGCCGAGGGCAACGCGGCGTCCACGATCCCGTACTCGGACGCATTGCGGCAGCTCGCGCTCGTCCGGTCCTCGTTCTGGGTCAACCAACTGGTCGGCCAGTTCAGCTACGGCGAGACCGTGCTGCCCAGCTGGACGATCATCGCCTGGTACCTGACGGTCGGTGCGCTGGTCGGCCCGGCGCTGGCCGTGGTCAAGCGCAGGCACGCGCTGGTCCTGCTCGCGATCCTGGCGACGTCGTTCGTGGCGCTGGCCGCGCTGGAGCTGGCCTACCTGCGCAACATCGGCTGGTCGCAGCACGGGCGGTACATCGTGCCGTTCGGCGTCGGGCTGGTGCTGGGCGCGGTCTCGCTGCGGCGGGTCGAACGAACGTTCGGCGCCACGGGCGTCGGGCGGATCGTGCCGGGCATCGCGGTGATCACCGGCCTGCTGCACCTGTGGGTGCTGCTGCTCGTGCAGACCCGCTTCCAGTTCGGCCAGGGCTCCGGCTTGAACCCGTTGCGGGGCAGTTGGAAGCCGCCGCTGGGCTCGTTCGTGCCGCTGTTCGCCGAGTTGCTCGGCGTGGTGCTGCTGGTGCTGCTGGCGTTCTGGGTCGTCCGGCGGTTGCCGGTTCCGCCCGCCGACGACGCGCGGCTGAGCGCCGGTGGTGCGCTCGAGGTCGTCCCCGGCGCGGCGGTCGGCCCGGAGCCGGTGGACGGCACGGGGACGCGCGCGGACGGCCGGGCGAAGAACGGTCGGCAGCCGACGGCGGTAACGGTCGGCGCCGGCGAGGTCGGACCGACACCCACCGAGAACGCGGCCGAGGCCGTCGCGGCGCCGGTGCCGCCCGCGCAGGCCTCCCGACCCAGCGGAGCGGCCGATGCCGAGCGCTCCGACGAGGCGGTCGCGCAGTGA
- a CDS encoding MerR family transcriptional regulator, with protein MSTLTIQEAAETTGWSPRMLRYIEQVGLVAAPRSAGGYRLYGPAELQRLRTLRELLQQFDIGLTDVGFALRLRRDEELRAALDEWFQARPAPPADVPADDWLRWEYDKHQKLLAEIPVAQRSRPAPVDAPTGAYPIVDIPDDTGTYPVVDIADDDVRSRSGRRPGAHRNHEENR; from the coding sequence ATGAGTACGCTCACGATCCAGGAGGCGGCGGAGACCACGGGGTGGTCACCGCGGATGCTCCGGTACATCGAACAGGTAGGGCTGGTGGCCGCGCCGCGGTCGGCCGGCGGGTACCGCCTGTACGGACCGGCTGAGCTCCAGCGCCTTCGGACGCTGCGGGAGCTTCTGCAGCAGTTCGACATCGGGCTGACCGACGTCGGCTTCGCGCTGCGGTTGCGCCGCGACGAGGAGCTTCGGGCGGCGCTGGACGAATGGTTCCAGGCCCGTCCCGCTCCCCCGGCGGATGTTCCCGCCGACGACTGGCTGCGTTGGGAGTACGACAAGCATCAGAAGCTGCTGGCCGAGATCCCGGTCGCGCAGCGCTCCCGCCCTGCCCCGGTCGACGCTCCTACGGGGGCGTATCCGATCGTAGACATCCCGGACGATACTGGGACATACCCGGTGGTGGACATCGCGGACGACGACGTCCGGAGCCGCTCCGGTCGACGTCCCGGTGCGCACCGGAACCACGAGGAGAACCGATGA
- a CDS encoding SIS domain-containing protein, translating into MTAAIDETRLDDADVLAGADPAAMLRATAGAGPQLREAVSLAAEAGLHVLSEEIRPRALVVAGVGTAARTGDVLSAVAGPRCPVPVVLHRTRGVPGWVGAADVVIAVSASGRSPEALAAAEAAMHRGARLVAIGAPDSELQSMAERARALFVPVPRRRPARVAFWSLTVPVLLAGRALGMAAVTEADFAETATRLDNDAERCRPTAESFVNEGKSLAIELANTIPVVWGTSALATVAANRFADQLAANARYPAIAGNLIEAGRGRVGLIDGVFGSLADDADDFFADRVDSASSTKLRLVLLRDDGESEVDAARANAIEDLARERGIGVSVLNAEGGSELERLASLIAVPDFASVYLALLHGLDPIAVRAVSELKERTNA; encoded by the coding sequence ATGACCGCGGCAATCGACGAGACCCGCCTCGACGACGCCGACGTACTGGCCGGCGCCGACCCGGCGGCGATGCTCCGCGCCACCGCAGGCGCCGGGCCGCAGCTGCGGGAGGCCGTCTCGCTGGCGGCCGAGGCCGGTCTGCACGTGCTGTCCGAGGAGATCCGCCCGCGCGCGCTGGTCGTGGCAGGCGTCGGCACCGCGGCCCGCACCGGTGACGTGCTGTCCGCGGTCGCCGGCCCCCGCTGCCCGGTGCCGGTTGTGCTGCACCGCACCCGTGGCGTCCCCGGCTGGGTGGGCGCCGCGGACGTCGTCATCGCGGTCTCCGCGTCCGGACGCAGCCCGGAGGCGCTCGCCGCCGCCGAGGCCGCGATGCACCGGGGCGCCCGGCTGGTCGCGATCGGCGCACCCGACAGCGAGCTGCAGTCGATGGCCGAGCGGGCGCGGGCACTGTTCGTCCCGGTACCGCGCCGCCGCCCGGCGCGCGTGGCGTTCTGGTCGCTGACCGTTCCCGTGCTGCTCGCCGGACGGGCGCTGGGCATGGCCGCGGTGACCGAGGCCGACTTCGCCGAGACCGCGACCCGGCTCGACAACGACGCCGAGCGCTGCCGCCCGACCGCCGAGTCGTTCGTCAATGAGGGCAAGTCGCTGGCGATCGAGCTGGCGAACACGATCCCGGTCGTCTGGGGCACCTCCGCGCTGGCCACGGTCGCGGCGAACCGGTTCGCCGACCAGCTCGCCGCGAACGCCAGGTACCCCGCCATCGCGGGCAACCTGATCGAGGCCGGCCGTGGACGCGTCGGCCTGATCGACGGCGTGTTCGGTTCGCTGGCCGACGACGCGGACGACTTCTTCGCCGACCGGGTCGACTCGGCCTCGAGCACCAAACTGCGTCTGGTGCTGCTGCGTGACGACGGCGAGTCCGAGGTCGACGCGGCACGCGCGAACGCGATTGAAGACTTGGCCCGGGAACGGGGTATAGGAGTCAGCGTGCTGAACGCGGAGGGTGGTTCCGAGCTCGAGCGACTGGCGTCGCTCATCGCGGTGCCGGACTTCGCGTCGGTCTACCTGGCCCTGTTGCACGGCCTCGACCCGATCGCGGTCCGGGCGGTGTCCGAGTTGAAGGAGCGGACCAACGCGTGA
- a CDS encoding Trm112 family protein, whose amino-acid sequence MTVDSALLEILACPSEDHAPLRLDEEAGELACTVCDRSYPIRDGIPVLLLDEARHRGSESQ is encoded by the coding sequence GTGACAGTCGATTCCGCACTTCTGGAGATCCTGGCCTGCCCGAGCGAGGACCACGCGCCGCTGCGCCTGGACGAGGAGGCGGGCGAGCTGGCCTGCACGGTCTGTGACCGGTCGTATCCCATCCGGGACGGCATCCCGGTGCTGTTGCTGGACGAGGCCCGTCACCGGGGTAGTGAGTCCCAGTGA
- a CDS encoding phosphomannomutase/phosphoglucomutase has product MSPHDLSGLVKAYDVRGVVPEQFDENVARALGAAFARLVGAEGSTGIVTAHDMRESSIPLSRAFAEGAMSQGVSVTEAGLGSTDLLYFAAGHLNLPGAMFTASHNPAQYNGIKLCRAGATPIGQASGLATIRSEAERLLDEGITPAGTVGEISRVDLLGEYAKYLRNLVDLGSVRPLTVVVDAGNGMGGYTVPVVLGEGLPLTIVPLYFELDGNFPNHEANPLDPANLVDLQKAVVEHKADIGLAFDGDADRCFVVDELGEPVSPSAITGLVAVRELAKHPGATIIHNLITSRAVPEIVREHGGNPVRTRVGHSFIKAQMAESDAVFGGEHSAHYYFRDFWRADTGMLAAMHVLAALGESDRPLSEIGREYQRYVASGEINSVVADQAASTQKVLDALVGPDAEVDTLDGTTVSFPDGAWFNLRASNTEPLLRLNVEAATPERMAEIRDQVLALVRSTPEAL; this is encoded by the coding sequence GTGTCCCCGCATGACCTTTCTGGCCTGGTCAAGGCGTACGACGTCCGCGGCGTGGTACCCGAACAGTTCGACGAGAACGTCGCGCGAGCGCTCGGCGCTGCGTTCGCCCGTCTGGTGGGGGCCGAGGGCAGCACCGGCATCGTCACCGCGCACGACATGCGGGAGAGCTCGATACCGCTGTCCAGGGCGTTCGCCGAGGGCGCGATGAGCCAGGGCGTCTCGGTCACCGAAGCGGGCCTGGGCTCCACCGACCTGCTCTACTTCGCCGCGGGCCACCTGAACCTGCCCGGCGCGATGTTCACCGCCAGCCACAACCCGGCCCAGTACAACGGCATCAAGCTCTGCCGGGCGGGCGCGACGCCGATCGGCCAGGCGAGCGGTCTGGCGACGATCCGCTCGGAGGCGGAGCGGCTGCTGGACGAGGGCATCACCCCGGCGGGCACGGTCGGTGAGATCAGCCGCGTCGACCTGCTCGGCGAGTACGCGAAGTACCTGCGGAACCTGGTCGACCTCGGTAGCGTCCGGCCCCTCACGGTGGTGGTCGACGCCGGGAACGGCATGGGCGGATACACGGTGCCGGTGGTGCTCGGCGAGGGCCTACCGCTGACGATCGTGCCGCTCTACTTCGAGCTGGACGGGAACTTCCCGAACCACGAAGCCAACCCGCTCGACCCGGCGAACCTCGTCGATCTGCAGAAGGCAGTCGTCGAGCACAAGGCCGACATCGGTCTCGCGTTCGACGGCGACGCCGACCGCTGCTTCGTGGTGGACGAGTTGGGTGAGCCGGTCAGCCCGAGCGCGATCACCGGGCTGGTCGCCGTCCGCGAACTCGCCAAGCACCCGGGCGCGACGATCATCCACAACCTGATCACGTCCCGCGCCGTCCCCGAGATCGTGCGCGAGCACGGCGGGAACCCGGTCCGCACCCGAGTGGGCCACTCGTTCATCAAGGCCCAGATGGCCGAGAGCGACGCCGTCTTCGGCGGGGAGCACTCGGCGCACTACTACTTCCGCGACTTCTGGCGCGCCGACACCGGCATGCTGGCGGCGATGCACGTGCTCGCAGCCCTCGGCGAGAGCGACCGGCCGCTCTCCGAGATCGGGCGCGAATACCAGCGGTACGTCGCCTCCGGCGAGATCAACTCGGTGGTGGCCGATCAGGCCGCGAGCACCCAGAAAGTGCTCGACGCGCTGGTCGGCCCCGACGCCGAGGTCGACACGCTCGACGGAACCACGGTCAGTTTTCCGGACGGCGCATGGTTCAACCTTCGAGCGTCAAACACTGAACCGTTGCTTCGCCTGAACGTCGAGGCGGCGACGCCGGAACGGATGGCCGAGATCCGCGACCAGGTACTGGCACTGGTCCGCTCTACACCGGAGGCACTGTGA
- the manA gene encoding mannose-6-phosphate isomerase, class I, producing the protein MELLTNTIRTYAWGSTSAIAGVQGRAVPSPEPEAELWMGGHPSAPSRLTRGGVEYGLDALVAADPAGELGPAAALGARVPFLLKLLAAETPLSLQAHPSEEQAQAGFAAAEAAGLALGDPRRSYVDPHHKPELICAVGEFSALCGFRPVERSVEVLTPVVGAVPALKPLLDALRLTPDGGGLRTFVAGLFGLPDADQVAVAFADACRAAQSSGEAPDYELAVSLADKYPGDIGVVLALLLNHLVLAPGEAMFLPAGVLHAYLHGVGVEVMACSDNVLRGGLTPKHVDVSELLRVVRFEVMPARPFPAEEPAPGVQVWNPPVPEFALTRVALDLAGGRASLAADGPRILFCLDGTVTVDDGTGPVELRGGQAGYVPAGRREVVLTGTGTLFHATTA; encoded by the coding sequence ATGGAGCTACTCACTAACACGATCCGTACGTACGCCTGGGGCTCGACGTCGGCGATCGCCGGCGTGCAGGGCCGCGCGGTGCCCAGCCCGGAGCCGGAGGCCGAGCTCTGGATGGGCGGCCACCCGTCGGCGCCGTCCCGCCTCACCCGGGGCGGCGTCGAGTACGGCCTGGACGCGCTGGTCGCGGCCGACCCGGCGGGGGAGCTGGGACCGGCGGCGGCTCTCGGCGCGCGCGTGCCGTTCCTGCTGAAGCTGCTGGCCGCGGAGACCCCGCTGTCGTTACAGGCCCACCCCAGCGAGGAGCAGGCCCAGGCCGGGTTCGCCGCAGCCGAGGCCGCCGGTCTCGCGCTCGGCGACCCGCGCCGCAGCTACGTGGATCCGCACCACAAGCCGGAGCTGATCTGCGCGGTGGGGGAGTTCTCCGCGCTCTGCGGCTTCCGCCCGGTCGAGCGGTCGGTCGAGGTGCTCACGCCGGTCGTCGGCGCGGTTCCCGCGCTCAAGCCGCTGCTCGACGCGCTACGGCTGACGCCGGACGGCGGCGGTCTGCGTACGTTCGTGGCCGGGCTCTTCGGGCTTCCGGACGCCGATCAGGTGGCCGTTGCTTTTGCGGACGCCTGCCGCGCGGCCCAATCGTCGGGGGAGGCACCGGACTACGAGCTGGCGGTGTCGCTCGCGGACAAGTACCCGGGCGACATCGGCGTGGTGCTGGCGCTCCTGCTCAACCACCTCGTGCTCGCGCCCGGAGAGGCGATGTTCCTGCCTGCCGGGGTGCTGCACGCTTACCTGCACGGCGTTGGCGTCGAGGTCATGGCGTGCTCCGACAACGTGCTGCGCGGTGGGTTGACGCCGAAGCACGTCGACGTGTCGGAGCTGCTGCGGGTGGTGCGCTTCGAGGTCATGCCCGCCCGGCCGTTCCCGGCCGAGGAGCCGGCGCCGGGCGTCCAGGTGTGGAACCCGCCGGTGCCGGAGTTCGCGCTGACCAGGGTCGCGCTGGACCTCGCGGGCGGTCGGGCGTCGCTGGCCGCGGACGGGCCGCGGATCCTGTTCTGCCTGGACGGCACGGTGACCGTGGACGACGGGACCGGGCCGGTCGAGCTGCGCGGTGGCCAGGCGGGTTACGTGCCGGCCGGCCGCCGCGAGGTGGTGCTGACCGGCACCGGCACTCTCTTCCACGCCACGACGGCGTAG